The following are encoded together in the Pleurocapsa sp. FMAR1 genome:
- the trxA gene encoding thioredoxin — MSKQVKYIDLTPDNFVAEVTNSDIPVLVDFWAVWCGPCRVMNPIVANIAETWSGKVIVGKANVDDNEEIATNYQIQAIPTILIFDQGEVVERIPGLVDQAVLEEKLNNLTNRVSAA; from the coding sequence ATGTCCAAGCAAGTAAAGTATATCGATTTAACCCCAGATAATTTTGTTGCTGAAGTAACTAATAGTGACATACCAGTTTTAGTCGATTTTTGGGCTGTATGGTGTGGTCCTTGTAGGGTAATGAATCCTATTGTGGCTAACATTGCAGAAACATGGTCAGGAAAAGTCATAGTAGGCAAAGCCAATGTTGATGACAATGAAGAGATCGCCACTAATTATCAAATACAAGCTATTCCCACAATTCTCATTTTTGACCAAGGGGAAGTAGTAGAGCGGATTCCTGGCTTAGTTGACCAAGCAGTATTAGAAGAAAAGCTGAATAATCTAACTAATCGGGTTTCGGCTGCGTAA
- a CDS encoding peroxiredoxin-like family protein — MNLTQEINNFKAEFSANQPESIKAMMAQATTDLINTKIAEQSLSKGQKVPNFSLPNAVSKEITLDSLLAKGALVITFYRGGWCPYCNLELRALEQALPEIEARGATLVAISPETPDNSLTTQEKNKLSFEVLSDRGNLLAKQFGLVFTLPESLRPIYDNFGIDISAYNGDSTFELPLPATYVVAADGTVVYSFAHADYTQRLNPTEIITVLDRINNNLTSQQKV, encoded by the coding sequence ATGAATCTGACTCAAGAAATAAATAACTTCAAAGCCGAATTTAGTGCCAATCAACCAGAATCAATCAAAGCAATGATGGCACAAGCTACCACAGACTTAATTAACACCAAAATCGCCGAACAAAGTCTAAGTAAGGGACAAAAAGTTCCTAACTTCAGCTTACCCAATGCAGTGAGTAAAGAAATCACCCTAGATTCACTCTTGGCTAAGGGTGCATTAGTTATTACTTTTTATCGTGGTGGCTGGTGTCCTTATTGCAATCTTGAATTACGCGCCTTAGAACAAGCCTTACCAGAAATAGAGGCAAGAGGCGCAACTTTAGTCGCAATTTCTCCAGAAACCCCTGATAACTCTCTTACTACTCAAGAAAAAAACAAATTATCCTTTGAAGTTTTGAGCGATCGCGGCAACTTACTAGCCAAACAATTCGGCTTAGTATTTACTCTACCTGAATCATTAAGACCAATTTATGACAACTTCGGCATCGATATCTCTGCTTATAATGGGGACTCTACTTTTGAGTTACCCCTTCCTGCCACCTACGTAGTAGCTGCTGACGGCACAGTTGTCTACAGTTTCGCCCATGCAGACTATACCCAAAGACTTAATCCCACCGAAATTATTACTGTCCTCGATCGGATTAACAATAACCTTACCAGTCAACAAAAAGTTTAA
- a CDS encoding TetR/AcrR family transcriptional regulator, with amino-acid sequence MARTKEFDKDEVLSKAMYTFLRNGYEGTSIQTLVSTMGINRGSLYDTFGDKRSLFLAAIAHYEATVVKSTISSLMTPDAAKQTITNLFRDLVVGMAKEQNCYGCLMTNTAVELCPHDAEAKARVDTHFSQIAGAFQQALSKAQAKGEIKSDRDLVSMAQYLTSSLQGLRVIGKVNRDRRTLNNIVDVILSVLD; translated from the coding sequence ATGGCAAGAACCAAAGAGTTTGACAAAGACGAAGTGTTAAGCAAAGCAATGTACACATTCTTGCGTAACGGTTACGAAGGGACATCAATACAAACTTTAGTTTCAACTATGGGCATTAACCGAGGTAGTCTTTATGACACTTTTGGGGATAAACGCTCATTATTTTTAGCTGCGATCGCTCATTACGAAGCAACGGTAGTTAAAAGTACGATCTCATCTCTTATGACTCCCGACGCAGCAAAACAAACTATTACCAATTTATTTCGAGATTTGGTAGTAGGAATGGCAAAAGAGCAAAATTGCTATGGTTGTTTGATGACTAATACTGCTGTCGAACTTTGTCCTCATGATGCTGAAGCTAAAGCCAGAGTTGATACTCACTTTAGTCAAATAGCTGGTGCTTTTCAACAGGCACTCAGTAAAGCGCAGGCTAAAGGAGAAATAAAAAGCGATCGCGATTTAGTTAGCATGGCGCAATATCTCACCTCTAGTTTGCAAGGCTTAAGGGTAATCGGCAAAGTTAACCGCGATCGGCGAACTCTAAACAACATTGTTGATGTCATTCTCTCAGTACTGGATTAA
- a CDS encoding cysteine synthase A: MDIKNGFLATVGNTPLIRLNSFSEETGCEILGKAEFLNPGGSVKDRAALYIIEDAEKKGLLKPGGTVVEGTAGNTGIGLAHICNAKGYKCLIIIPETQSQEKIDTLKTLGADVRLVPAVPYKNPNNYVKVSGRVAAEMENAIWANQFENLANRQAHYETTGAEIWSQTDGKIDAWVAATGTGGTYAGVSMYLKEQNPNVRCVVADPMGSGLYSHIKTGEINPEGNSITEGIGNSRITGNMEGAPIDDALQVNDQECVRVIYQLLNKEGLFMGGSVGINVGAALALAKQMGPGHTIVTVLCDGGARYQSRLYNQEWLASKGLSV; encoded by the coding sequence ATGGATATCAAAAATGGTTTTCTCGCCACGGTGGGCAATACTCCGTTAATTCGGCTCAACAGCTTTAGTGAAGAAACAGGCTGCGAAATACTAGGTAAAGCAGAGTTTCTTAATCCTGGTGGTTCAGTAAAAGATCGTGCTGCTCTTTATATTATTGAAGATGCGGAAAAAAAAGGACTACTCAAACCTGGGGGAACTGTAGTTGAAGGAACAGCAGGTAATACGGGAATTGGTCTGGCGCATATTTGTAATGCCAAAGGTTATAAATGTCTAATTATCATTCCTGAAACTCAGTCTCAAGAGAAAATTGATACCCTGAAAACTCTTGGTGCAGATGTGCGTCTTGTCCCGGCAGTTCCTTATAAAAATCCTAATAATTACGTCAAAGTATCAGGGCGTGTAGCAGCCGAGATGGAAAATGCTATCTGGGCTAATCAGTTTGAGAATTTAGCTAATCGTCAGGCACATTATGAAACTACAGGGGCAGAAATTTGGTCGCAAACCGACGGCAAAATTGATGCTTGGGTTGCTGCTACTGGTACGGGGGGAACTTATGCTGGGGTATCTATGTATCTTAAAGAGCAAAACCCTAATGTTCGTTGTGTAGTTGCCGATCCTATGGGTAGCGGTCTTTATAGCCACATCAAAACAGGAGAAATTAATCCTGAAGGAAATTCGATTACCGAAGGAATTGGCAATAGTCGCATTACAGGCAATATGGAAGGTGCGCCCATTGATGATGCGCTTCAGGTTAACGACCAAGAATGTGTCCGCGTTATCTATCAGCTACTCAATAAAGAAGGCTTATTTATGGGCGGTTCTGTGGGGATTAATGTCGGTGCAGCCTTAGCTTTAGCAAAACAAATGGGTCCTGGTCATACTATAGTTACGGTACTATGTGATGGTGGAGCAAGATATCAATCTCGTCTGTATAACCAGGAATGGTTAGCCTCTAAAGGTTTATCTGTATAG
- a CDS encoding AI-2E family transporter: MTNRPISISLTNIILLVTLPLLLILLWQLRSLIVVLMIAVVIAATLAPIVETTQKLGLPRFLAILLVYAALIGTLTGFGLIIGPTVVEQIQSLIGRLPVYLETVRSLLSDLILRLGLNGTGAPDIINQLLDVQGLISWAIRSSQQLVVRSYSVTRGIIGSVLSAFLALLLSAYMLSASKQLIKDIINLFPRPWNQRLAEQIQPVGKRMGNYIQGRILVSGILGVVISVSLRFLGLSDLALGLGVIAGFTNLIPFFGPILGAIPALIVATSQGGLTFVWVLLLFAIVQNLETYILDPLLVGNSVKVSPLYQLLAVLGGAQVLGIIGALIVPPWIAGMGVLLENLYIKPKLIAEGHQDISN, translated from the coding sequence ATGACCAACAGACCGATTTCTATTTCTCTGACTAATATTATCCTGCTAGTTACTCTTCCTTTGCTGCTGATTCTTTTATGGCAGTTGCGAAGTTTAATCGTAGTATTAATGATTGCCGTAGTCATAGCTGCTACCTTAGCTCCCATAGTTGAGACAACGCAAAAATTAGGATTGCCCCGATTTTTAGCAATTTTGCTAGTTTATGCAGCGTTAATCGGTACTTTGACGGGTTTTGGTTTAATTATTGGACCGACGGTAGTAGAACAAATCCAAAGCTTGATTGGTAGACTTCCTGTATATTTAGAGACAGTGCGATCGCTTTTATCAGATTTAATTCTGCGTTTGGGCTTGAACGGTACAGGCGCACCAGATATCATTAATCAGCTATTAGATGTGCAGGGATTAATCTCTTGGGCAATTCGTTCTAGTCAGCAGTTAGTAGTTCGCTCCTACAGCGTTACGAGGGGAATTATTGGCAGTGTGCTTAGTGCTTTTTTGGCTTTGCTGCTTTCAGCGTATATGCTATCTGCTTCCAAACAACTAATAAAAGATATTATCAATCTCTTTCCCAGACCTTGGAATCAACGTTTAGCAGAACAGATTCAGCCAGTGGGCAAACGCATGGGAAATTATATTCAGGGACGGATTTTAGTTTCGGGAATTTTGGGTGTAGTAATTAGCGTTAGTCTCAGATTTTTAGGCTTATCAGATCTAGCTTTGGGTTTAGGCGTAATTGCTGGATTTACTAACCTTATTCCCTTTTTTGGTCCAATCTTAGGTGCAATTCCCGCTCTAATCGTCGCCACTTCCCAAGGAGGATTAACTTTTGTTTGGGTACTCTTATTGTTTGCCATTGTCCAGAATTTAGAAACCTATATTTTAGATCCTCTACTCGTCGGCAACTCTGTAAAAGTTTCTCCCTTATATCAATTGCTGGCAGTCCTTGGTGGCGCACAGGTTCTAGGAATTATTGGTGCGCTAATTGTTCCACCTTGGATAGCAGGAATGGGCGTACTTTTGGAAAACTTGTACATCAAGCCCAAATTAATCGCCGAAGGACATCAAGACATTAGCAATTAA
- a CDS encoding MBL fold metallo-hydrolase codes for MNLTYLDSNSWLIEIDSKRILLDPWLVGDLVFGNQAWLFKSKKNNPQPIPENIDLILLSQGLEDHAHPPTLKKLDHNLPVVASPNAAKVVKELGYTNVTSLDHGESFKLGEQAEILAVPGSPVGPTLVENGYIIKGLESGKNIYYEPHGNHSDSLSEAAPIDVIITPLINLKLPLVGPVIKGQETALQVCKRLKPQVILATAAGGDVDVQGLIKTLLKADGTIEEFKQLLQQNNLATKAIDPQSGETIELALV; via the coding sequence ATGAATCTTACTTATTTAGATAGCAATTCCTGGCTGATAGAAATTGATAGTAAAAGAATTCTCCTCGACCCCTGGCTGGTAGGAGATTTAGTTTTCGGCAATCAAGCTTGGTTGTTTAAAAGCAAAAAAAATAATCCTCAGCCAATTCCTGAAAATATAGATCTAATTCTTCTTTCCCAGGGACTAGAAGATCATGCTCATCCCCCTACTCTCAAAAAATTAGATCATAATCTTCCTGTTGTAGCATCTCCTAATGCAGCCAAGGTAGTCAAAGAATTAGGCTATACTAACGTCACTTCCCTAGACCATGGAGAAAGCTTTAAGCTAGGAGAACAGGCAGAAATTCTTGCTGTTCCAGGTTCACCCGTCGGTCCTACACTGGTTGAAAATGGGTATATTATAAAAGGCTTAGAATCGGGCAAAAATATTTATTACGAACCTCACGGCAATCATTCTGATTCTTTGAGTGAAGCAGCACCTATCGATGTAATTATCACTCCTCTTATTAACCTTAAGTTACCTTTGGTAGGACCGGTAATCAAAGGGCAGGAGACAGCTTTGCAGGTGTGTAAACGCTTAAAACCACAGGTGATTTTAGCTACTGCTGCTGGAGGCGATGTTGATGTTCAAGGCTTGATTAAGACACTACTGAAAGCAGACGGCACGATAGAAGAGTTTAAGCAACTTTTGCAACAAAACAATCTTGCTACTAAAGCGATCGATCCTCAATCTGGAGAAACAATTGAGTTAGCCTTAGTCTAA
- the pstB gene encoding phosphate ABC transporter ATP-binding protein PstB gives MIYDQQTASQTETVLQAENVNVYYGDFLAVKGIYLDIPKNRVTAFIGPSGCGKSTLLRCYNRLNDLIPIFRLEGLITYYNQNLYGKDIDPVQVRRKVGMVFQRPNPFPKSIYDNIAFGAKINGYKGDMDELVERSLRSAALWDEVKDKLRQSGLALSGGQQQRLCIARAIALKPDVVLMDEPCSALDPISTLKVEELIHRLKEDYTIVIVTHNMQQASRVADYTGFFNVTEVEGGNRQGYLAEFAPTEQIFQNPQEEATQQYVSGRFG, from the coding sequence ATGATTTATGATCAACAGACTGCTAGTCAAACAGAGACGGTTTTACAGGCAGAAAATGTAAATGTATACTACGGTGATTTTTTAGCCGTCAAGGGTATTTATTTAGATATTCCCAAAAATCGAGTTACTGCTTTTATTGGTCCTTCTGGATGTGGTAAAAGTACGCTGTTACGCTGTTACAATCGCCTCAACGATTTAATTCCTATTTTTCGCTTAGAAGGACTGATAACCTATTACAATCAAAACCTATACGGTAAAGATATCGATCCCGTGCAGGTGCGACGCAAGGTAGGGATGGTTTTTCAAAGACCAAATCCTTTTCCAAAATCAATTTATGACAATATTGCTTTTGGAGCTAAAATTAATGGCTACAAAGGTGATATGGATGAGCTTGTAGAGCGATCGCTTAGAAGCGCAGCACTTTGGGATGAAGTAAAAGATAAGCTCAGACAAAGTGGTTTAGCTCTTAGTGGTGGACAACAGCAAAGATTGTGTATTGCCAGAGCTATAGCGCTAAAGCCTGATGTCGTCTTGATGGATGAACCCTGTTCTGCCCTAGACCCTATTTCTACCTTAAAAGTAGAAGAGTTAATTCATCGGTTGAAAGAAGATTACACCATTGTTATCGTTACTCACAATATGCAGCAGGCATCGAGAGTAGCAGATTATACAGGATTTTTTAATGTTACTGAAGTTGAAGGGGGAAATCGCCAGGGCTATCTAGCAGAATTTGCGCCAACAGAGCAAATTTTCCAAAATCCTCAAGAAGAAGCAACTCAGCAATATGTAAGCGGTCGTTTTGGTTGA
- the psb27 gene encoding photosystem II protein Psb27: MFSKKYLSRILALVLVVAISLVGCGSNPSGLSGNFTEDTVAVLDNLRMAIDLPDDASNKKEVVSLARTQISDYVSRYRRNSKTSGLRSFTTMQTASNAIAGYYSSYGNRPVPDKLKKRLTQEFRQVEISLKRGV, translated from the coding sequence ATGTTTTCTAAAAAATACTTATCTCGTATACTTGCTTTAGTTCTAGTAGTTGCTATTAGCTTAGTCGGCTGTGGTTCTAACCCCTCTGGATTGTCGGGAAACTTTACTGAAGATACCGTGGCGGTGTTAGATAATCTGCGGATGGCAATAGATCTTCCAGATGATGCTTCTAACAAGAAAGAAGTAGTTAGCCTCGCCCGCACGCAAATCAGTGATTATGTTTCTCGCTATCGTCGTAATTCTAAAACTTCGGGATTGCGCTCTTTTACTACGATGCAAACCGCATCAAATGCGATCGCTGGCTATTATAGCTCTTACGGCAATCGTCCTGTACCAGACAAGCTTAAAAAACGTCTAACTCAAGAGTTTAGACAAGTAGAAATTTCTTTAAAACGAGGCGTATAA
- a CDS encoding YqiA/YcfP family alpha/beta fold hydrolase, producing the protein MTAYIYLHGFASSPKSNKAQYLRDRFTEVNLNLNVLDLNQGNFSRLTLSRQIQRTIAAFPDSQTPITLIGSSFGGLTAAWVAQQQQVEKIILLAPAFGFPQSWYAKLKPEQIEQWRESDALPIYHYGEGKQVLLHYQFLQDADNYPLSGLKRSVATLIIHGIHDDVVPIQVSRDYTSQHSQVKLIELNSDHGLNDVKERIWQEIKGMINA; encoded by the coding sequence ATGACAGCATACATTTATCTTCACGGTTTCGCTTCTAGTCCCAAATCTAATAAAGCGCAGTATTTGCGCGATCGCTTTACAGAAGTTAATCTTAATCTCAATGTCTTAGATCTCAATCAAGGAAATTTTAGTCGTCTAACTCTATCTCGGCAAATTCAACGAACTATTGCTGCCTTTCCAGATTCTCAAACACCTATTACTCTAATTGGTTCTAGCTTTGGCGGCTTAACGGCTGCCTGGGTTGCTCAACAGCAACAAGTAGAGAAGATAATTTTATTGGCACCTGCCTTTGGTTTCCCTCAAAGTTGGTATGCAAAATTAAAACCTGAGCAAATAGAACAATGGCGAGAATCAGATGCCTTGCCTATATATCATTACGGAGAAGGTAAACAAGTTTTGTTGCACTATCAATTTTTACAAGATGCAGATAACTATCCTCTATCGGGATTAAAAAGATCTGTTGCTACTTTAATTATTCACGGTATTCATGATGATGTTGTACCAATTCAAGTTAGTCGCGACTATACTAGCCAGCATTCTCAGGTAAAGCTGATTGAACTAAATAGCGATCATGGTTTGAATGATGTTAAAGAGAGAATTTGGCAGGAAATTAAAGGGATGATTAATGCTTAA
- a CDS encoding filamentous hemagglutinin N-terminal domain-containing protein, which produces MAMLSTNFGGYKSTVGLTIATLTLMFSDSNAQAQITSDQTTNTQVQVIDGTSLIQGGTQTGQNLFHSFKEFSLATGAIANFDNGLDIENIFSRVTGGTVSEINGLIQTQGNASLFLLNPAGIVFGANAQLNIGGSFIASTGDRFIFEDGTEFAATNPQSTPLLTITSPIGLQYGQNPGKIALLPNDSRVSSNSSGLSVKPGNTLALLGGDVSITRNSLNGIQSNIEVSSIKSGSVNLKLDNSGWQFQYENLNQFGNIDLTNRALVVNNSGAIKFQGNNINLATGSGIINATSINAAKSTINLKARESINLDNSSLLSQVLRQSFDLEQQVGGGGDISLVAPQISVKNGSLISAATFSKYPGGNITIDAQDIVELKSEADKNPPIISTSTQGQGDGGGIAINTAQLTVKDGGQIQALGGIGAGGTITVNASKAIDISGTGVLRSQNSMTGQPTETKLSSGFSASSGIEGLSPARQPQAASGSLVINTPSLKIEQGGQISVSNFGLANGGDILITTSNLDLDTQGKIIANTISGNGGSIGIMAEKSVILNNQGAISTTAKNNGDGGKINVETANLVLLKSSQVSADAQQGSGGKIAIKARLFLADSDSSVTADSEDKQKKGVVEFSTLNLNSRLQTQFRKQASLVAENYIYKGCGKGASFSQNQFRNIGRGGVPNNLLQETSNLEILADLDETSNRSTDADTDRDNKHNVSQKENADYQPLTEAHTWIVNAKGNIELISPAKTAVATQPSVCKIR; this is translated from the coding sequence ATGGCAATGCTATCTACTAATTTTGGTGGCTATAAATCTACAGTCGGTCTGACGATTGCTACCCTAACCCTGATGTTTAGTGATAGTAATGCTCAAGCGCAGATAACCAGCGATCAAACGACTAATACTCAAGTCCAAGTAATTGATGGTACTTCTCTAATCCAAGGAGGTACTCAAACTGGTCAAAACCTGTTTCATAGCTTTAAAGAGTTTTCTTTGGCGACAGGCGCGATCGCTAATTTTGATAACGGTTTAGATATTGAAAATATTTTTAGTCGTGTTACTGGGGGAACTGTTTCTGAGATTAATGGTTTGATTCAAACTCAGGGTAATGCCAGTTTATTTTTGCTCAATCCTGCGGGAATTGTTTTTGGTGCCAACGCCCAGCTAAATATCGGGGGATCTTTTATTGCTAGCACGGGCGATCGCTTTATATTTGAAGATGGTACGGAATTTGCTGCCACTAATCCCCAAAGCACTCCCTTATTAACCATCACCTCGCCTATCGGCTTACAGTATGGTCAAAATCCTGGAAAAATAGCACTATTGCCCAATGATAGTCGAGTATCCAGCAATTCTAGTGGCTTAAGTGTAAAGCCAGGCAACACTCTAGCTTTACTAGGCGGAGATGTCTCCATCACTAGAAATAGTCTTAATGGTATTCAAAGTAATATTGAAGTTAGTAGTATCAAGTCTGGCAGTGTTAATTTAAAACTAGATAATAGCGGTTGGCAATTCCAATATGAAAACCTCAACCAGTTCGGTAATATTGACCTGACTAATAGAGCTTTAGTTGTTAATAATAGCGGTGCGATTAAGTTTCAAGGCAACAACATTAATTTGGCTACAGGCTCAGGAATCATTAATGCTACAAGTATTAACGCGGCAAAAAGTACGATTAATCTCAAAGCCAGAGAATCGATCAATTTAGATAATAGTTCTCTGCTTTCTCAGGTATTACGACAGAGTTTCGATCTAGAACAACAAGTTGGTGGAGGAGGTGATATTTCTCTGGTAGCACCTCAAATCTCAGTCAAAAATGGTTCACTAATTTCTGCCGCTACTTTTAGCAAGTATCCAGGCGGAAATATTACTATTGACGCTCAAGACATTGTGGAGTTGAAGAGTGAAGCAGATAAAAATCCTCCCATCATCAGCACTTCGACTCAAGGACAAGGAGATGGAGGCGGAATAGCAATTAATACTGCCCAATTAACTGTTAAAGATGGAGGACAAATTCAGGCTTTGGGCGGAATAGGAGCAGGGGGAACAATTACAGTTAATGCTAGTAAAGCCATCGATATTTCTGGTACAGGAGTTTTGCGATCGCAAAATAGTATGACAGGGCAGCCAACTGAAACTAAATTATCTAGTGGTTTTTCTGCCTCTTCGGGTATTGAAGGTTTATCTCCAGCACGGCAACCCCAAGCTGCAAGCGGGTCTTTAGTTATTAATACTCCTAGCTTAAAAATAGAGCAAGGAGGACAAATATCCGTCAGCAATTTCGGTCTTGCTAATGGGGGAGATATTCTAATTACTACCTCAAATCTAGATTTAGATACCCAAGGCAAAATTATCGCTAATACCATATCTGGAAATGGTGGCTCGATCGGCATCATGGCAGAAAAGTCAGTTATTCTAAACAATCAAGGTGCTATCTCTACAACAGCTAAAAATAACGGTGATGGCGGTAAAATAAACGTAGAAACAGCTAATTTAGTTTTGCTAAAGTCCAGTCAAGTTAGTGCTGATGCTCAACAGGGAAGCGGTGGCAAAATTGCCATTAAGGCTCGATTATTTTTGGCGGATAGCGATAGTAGCGTTACTGCTGACTCCGAAGACAAGCAGAAAAAAGGAGTTGTGGAATTTTCTACTTTAAATTTAAACTCTAGACTTCAAACGCAATTTAGAAAGCAGGCTTCTTTGGTAGCAGAAAATTATATTTACAAAGGCTGCGGTAAGGGAGCAAGTTTTAGTCAAAATCAATTCCGTAATATTGGACGTGGCGGTGTTCCTAATAATTTGCTGCAAGAAACAAGTAATCTAGAAATTTTAGCGGATTTAGACGAAACCTCTAATAGATCGACAGATGCAGATACAGATCGAGACAATAAGCATAACGTCAGCCAGAAAGAGAATGCTGACTATCAGCCTCTAACAGAAGCTCATACCTGGATAGTTAATGCTAAGGGAAATATTGAACTGATTTCTCCAGCAAAAACTGCCGTGGCAACGCAACCATCAGTCTGCAAAATTCGTTAA
- a CDS encoding DMT family transporter, with product MQLSSNQTSSFPKALQLIAPFFLWGTAMVAMKGVIPYTTPFFMAGVRLVPAGVLVLVVAIILKLPQPKTWQAWLWILAFAVVDGAMFQGFLAQGIVKTGAGLGSVMIDSQPLAVALMSSWLFGEVIGLWGWLGLSIGILGISLIGLPDRWIYSIFAGNLGEVNLNLLGLFDNGEWLMLLASLSMAVGTVMIPYISRHSDPVVATGWHMIIGGLPLFGLSWLQESQQWDNLTVEGWLALGYATVFGSAIAYGIFFYLASKGNLTSLSALTFLTPIFALLFGTIILSEVLSSLQSLGVALTVVSIYLINQRDKIAAKFKPNVDESEIIDIAEDRGSLNIVTSEEMAIED from the coding sequence ATGCAACTTAGTTCCAATCAAACTTCATCATTTCCCAAAGCCTTGCAGCTTATCGCCCCTTTTTTCCTTTGGGGAACAGCAATGGTAGCCATGAAAGGAGTAATTCCTTACACCACTCCCTTTTTTATGGCGGGAGTGCGATTAGTACCTGCGGGAGTTTTAGTGCTAGTGGTAGCGATAATTTTAAAATTGCCTCAACCTAAAACTTGGCAGGCTTGGCTTTGGATTTTGGCTTTTGCTGTAGTTGATGGAGCAATGTTTCAGGGCTTTTTGGCTCAGGGAATTGTTAAAACTGGGGCAGGTTTGGGTTCGGTGATGATTGATTCCCAACCTTTAGCGGTGGCACTTATGTCTAGCTGGTTATTTGGCGAAGTGATTGGCTTGTGGGGCTGGTTAGGACTGAGTATTGGCATATTAGGTATTAGTTTAATTGGTTTACCCGATCGCTGGATTTATAGTATATTTGCAGGCAATCTAGGAGAAGTGAATTTAAATTTGCTAGGGTTGTTTGATAACGGCGAGTGGTTAATGCTGCTGGCTTCATTATCGATGGCGGTGGGGACGGTAATGATTCCTTATATTAGTCGTCATAGCGATCCTGTAGTTGCTACAGGCTGGCACATGATTATTGGTGGCTTGCCTTTGTTTGGTTTGTCTTGGCTACAAGAATCTCAGCAGTGGGATAATTTGACTGTCGAAGGCTGGTTAGCCTTGGGATATGCAACAGTTTTTGGTAGCGCGATCGCCTATGGAATCTTTTTTTATTTAGCATCTAAAGGTAATTTAACCAGCTTAAGTGCTTTAACCTTTTTGACTCCTATTTTTGCTTTGCTGTTTGGCACAATTATTCTTTCAGAAGTATTAAGCAGTCTTCAGTCTCTGGGAGTGGCATTAACCGTAGTCAGTATCTATTTAATTAACCAACGAGATAAAATTGCAGCCAAATTCAAACCTAATGTTGACGAATCAGAAATAATAGATATTGCTGAAGATCGGGGGTCATTAAATATAGTCACATCCGAAGAAATGGCTATAGAGGATTAG